Part of the Thermoproteota archaeon genome is shown below.
AGGCAGGCCCTGACCACTTCAATCATGGTGCCTATCGCAGCTTTAACGCCCAGCTCCTCCAGCACAGGCTCGATAGCGTGCTCCTTCACGTACCTTATCTCCCTGAAGTCGCAGACCTGGGGTATCATTATCTGGAGGTGGAGGTCCTTGCCCTCCCTCCTCAGATCGAGGTAAGCCTCAGCTATGGCCCTAGCCTGAGCCTCGTATATCTCGGGGTTGGTGACGCCGAGCCTCACGCCCCTATGTCCCATCATGGGATTGGCCTCCTTGAGCTCCCTGACCCTCTTCAATACCTCTTCCAGCCTCTCCACCTCGCCCTCATCTCCCTTCAGCCTTGCCTCGCATATCCTCTCGAGTAACTCCTCTGGGCTGGGGAGGAACTCGTGCAACGGTGGATCGAAGAGCCTGACCGTAACCTTCAATCCCTCCATGACCCTGAATATCTCTAGGAAATCCCTCTTGAGGTGGGGAACGAGTTCCTTCAGAGCTTCCCTTCTCTCCCTCTCGTCCCTGGCCATTATCACGTGCTGGAAGATCTCCAATCTCTTAGGCTGCCTGAACATCCTCTCCGTCCTGAGAAGTCCTATCCCCTCCGCTCCAAACTCCCTAGCTATTCTCGCATCCTCGGGCGTGTCTGCATTGGCTCTCACGCCAAGTCTCCTCACCTCATCGGCCCATCCAAGTAGCTCGAAGAATTCACTGGGCAGCTTCGTCTTGGCAGTGGGTATCTCCCCCAAGTAAATGCTGCCGGTGAAGCCGTCTATTGTTATGACGTCGCCCTCCCTAACCACGATATCGCCGACGCGGAACTCTCTCCTCTCGTGATCTATCCTTATGTCCTCAGCGCCTACCACAGCTGGCTTCCCTATGGCCCTCGCAACCACCGAGGCGTGGCTCGTCATCCCTCCCCTGCTGGTGAGCACCCCTTGGGCCGCGTAGAAGCCATGCACATCATCCGGCTTGGTTTCCTCCCTGACCAGTATGACCTTCTCTCCCCTCTCGGCCCACTCGACGGCAGTGTCGGCATCGAAGACCACCCTACCTGTTGCCGCTCCCGGCGATGCGTTCAACCCCTTAGCAATTGGCTGAATACCCTTCTCCCTCAAATACTTCTCGTCTACCCTGGGATAGAGGAGCCCCGTTATATGTTCGGGTTTCATCCTCGCTAGAGCCTCCTCCTTTGTGATCAGGCCCTCCTTGACCATCGCAACCGCGGTCCTGACTCTAGCCAGCGGAGTCATCTTCCCGTTCCTCGTCTGCAACAGGTAGACCTTTCCTCTCTCTATCGTGAACTCTATATCCTGAACCTCCTTCTTCAACCTCTCTAGCTTCTTCGCCATCTCGTACAGCTGCTGGTAGAGATCCGGCCTCTCCCTCCTCAGATCATCTATGCTCTTTGGCGTCCTTATTCCCGCCACCACATCCTCTCCCTGGGCATTCGGCAGGAACTCGCCGTACAGCACGTCCTCACCAGTAGCCGGATCCCTAGTGAACAGCACGCCAGTGCCAGAGTCCCAGCCCATGTTCCCGTACACCATGGCAACGACATTCACGGCAGTTCCATCCGCTATATCCGGAGTTATCCTGTTGGCCTTCCTGTAGTAAACTGCCCTCGGCGAATTCCACGATCTGAAGACAGCCTCTATGGCGAGTTCAAGCTGCTTCCATGGATCCTGTGGGAACCGGTCACCCAGCACCTCCTTGTACCTCCTCACCACCTCCTTCAGGTCCTCCGCGGTCAGATCAGCGTCGCTCTTCGCACCCCTGCGGGCCTTGACCTCTTCTAGGATCTCGTCGAACACCTTCTTATCCAACCCGAGGACCGTGGTACCGAACATCTGAAGGAAGCGCCTGTAAACATCGTAGGCGAACCTCTCATCCCCCGTCATCCTAGCTAGGGACTCGACGATCTCGTCGTTGATCCCCAAGTTGAGTATGGTGTCCATCATCCCGGGCATGGATACCGGAGCGCCGCTCCTCACCGACACCAGCAGGGGATTGGATGGGTCGCCGAACCTCTTTCCCGTCTTGGACTCCAGCCATTTCATGGCCTCCCTTACCTGATCCA
Proteins encoded:
- the ppdK gene encoding pyruvate, phosphate dikinase; translation: MSLKKLVYTYDEADPRNRKLLGGKGAGLVLMYKQGLPVPPGFTITTEACREFYERGERLPGGLMDQVREAMKWLESKTGKRFGDPSNPLLVSVRSGAPVSMPGMMDTILNLGINDEIVESLARMTGDERFAYDVYRRFLQMFGTTVLGLDKKVFDEILEEVKARRGAKSDADLTAEDLKEVVRRYKEVLGDRFPQDPWKQLELAIEAVFRSWNSPRAVYYRKANRITPDIADGTAVNVVAMVYGNMGWDSGTGVLFTRDPATGEDVLYGEFLPNAQGEDVVAGIRTPKSIDDLRRERPDLYQQLYEMAKKLERLKKEVQDIEFTIERGKVYLLQTRNGKMTPLARVRTAVAMVKEGLITKEEALARMKPEHITGLLYPRVDEKYLREKGIQPIAKGLNASPGAATGRVVFDADTAVEWAERGEKVILVREETKPDDVHGFYAAQGVLTSRGGMTSHASVVARAIGKPAVVGAEDIRIDHERREFRVGDIVVREGDVITIDGFTGSIYLGEIPTAKTKLPSEFFELLGWADEVRRLGVRANADTPEDARIAREFGAEGIGLLRTERMFRQPKRLEIFQHVIMARDERERREALKELVPHLKRDFLEIFRVMEGLKVTVRLFDPPLHEFLPSPEELLERICEARLKGDEGEVERLEEVLKRVRELKEANPMMGHRGVRLGVTNPEIYEAQARAIAEAYLDLRREGKDLHLQIMIPQVCDFREIRYVKEHAIEPVLEELGVKAAIGTMIEVVRACLTADKIAKEAEFFSFGTNDLTQGTFTFSRDDVENKFMHDYLEKGILDFDVFQSLDFEGVGELMRIAVEKGRGANPNLEVGICGEHGGDPRSIEFCHRIGLDYVSASPYRVPVARLAAAHAVLREKGVEFPAY